Genomic segment of Flavobacteriales bacterium:
TTGGTCTGTCGATTTTTATGTTTTTCACTTCATCTTCATTTTCATAAACCAGCATATAGTCCCTTGATTTATACACTGATTTGGGCTGAATGTTCAAGGCTTCACTAATCTCCTTGGGTAATTGTGACTTTTCAGGATTTCTAGAGGGGAAGTCCAAATGATAAAAGTTATCTCGATAATTAACTGTTAAATCACCGCTCATCGTTTTAAAATGTATTTGATCTGATGGATAATCCAAACAAGAGTGTATCACAAAAGCAGTAGCCAAAGTAGCATGGCCACACAAATCTATTTCTAGGTCAGGAGTAAACCAACGCAATTGAACAAACTCACCTTGGTCAATAAAAAAGGCGGTTTCTGCTACTGCATTTTCTTGTGCAATCTTCAAAAGCACATTATCTGGCAACCACTCAAGTAGTGGAACCACACAGGCAGGATTACCACCAAATACTTTATTGCTAAAGGCATCTACTTGAAAGGTTTGATATCTCATAGCACAAAGAAAAGAACTTTATTTAACATTGATAACGACTAAAGGCATTCCTATTTTCATATATTTACGTATGAGATATTTTTTATTTTTTTTAATATTTGTTCTGTATTCTTGTCAAGACAATAATAAAATAAGGTTCAAACAGCCCCAACCACAGATGTTAAAAGCAGCAACAGCTGTTAACCCTGATTTTGTCGGAACTTTCGTTATTGAAAAAGATACCGTAGTCTGTTCACCACAATCTATTAACAATAAAAAAATTGATAGTAATCTGATAATTAAAAATTGGGGAGGTTATATGTTTATTAATGAAAAAGAAGATGATTATTATAGATTGTCAGTAGCTAAAATTTCTAAGTTTCTGAATGATGAAAAGATTGAATTGATTTACCCAAATTCAAAAAAAATTGACAAAAAAATTTCTTCTGTTTTGTTAGAAAATTTAACACCAGAAGCTGTAGACTCCATTAATATTTCAATACAAAATAGCTATTCGCACACTTACGATATTCGTTTTTATATTGACCGTAATAATATTTATATAGACAACATTAACTTTAATCAACTGCAACAACTCCTAAAGACTAATGAGGCTTATTATCAATCGGTCAAAAGGTTAGAGTAGACCATTTATTAAACTCCAAAAATATAAAGCCCTCACAGTTATTGTGAGGGCTTTTTAGGGTTATTAATTTATCAATTACACTATTCAACAATGAATTTCTTCTCTATTAGACCATTATCATAGATGTAGAATAATAATTTATTTGTCGATTTTTCATCAACTACTCTGCCTAAAGCATCAATGACTTTTAGTAATTTAGCATCATTCATATTCAAATCGCCAATAGTAGAAGTTCCTGAAGTAGATCTAGCCCAAGCTTCACCATCCCAAAACCATACATCACAAAGCATTTGCTCACCATCCATATTACACATTTCACTATAGCCTTGTGGAAAAGCATTTAATCCATCAGCATATACTACAGCAGACCAACAAATTGTTAATGTATCATCTGTCGATAATGATAAAGCAAACTCAGGAGACCAAGAGTGAGGATAAGAACCAGCACTGCCATATTGTGACATAAAATCATTTGAAGGTGAAACCGTAAAACTATGTATTACGGTATCCGATAAATCGTTTAGAGATTCATTAATGTATCCTGACAATGTAACTTCCCAAAGACCATCAGCTTCTGTGAAATCAGCATCGTACCAAGTAGAATCACAGAAATCGAAGTTGAAATAAGTGAAGGTAGTAACATAATCACAACCATCAGCATCAACAATGTAACAAGTATATACTCCATCAGCAGAAGGGGTGATAGTCTGTGTATTTTCTAAATTACTCCATTCATAAGACACAGGTAGATTCACATCGTATACATTTGCTATAAGTTGACCATTTTCTTCTGTAATTTCAATAGAACCGTTACAGTTTACAGAAGAATCGCATGAAGCAATGCATTCTGCTTCAGTAGCGTAGTCACCACTTCCGTCAAAAACTTCATAACAGCCAATAGCATTTTGAGGACATGTCCAAGTAGAAGTAACATCTCCACCTAAAGGCAACCATGAATCAGAATTCCAACTCCAATATTGTGAAAAGCAACACATAAGAGTATCAACATAACCTTCCGAGTCAGTAAGGGTGTAAGCTATACAGGTTGTAATTGTGTCTTCACCATACTCGTTGTAAACAGTATGAGTACAAGGACCACCAAAACAACTATCTTCCCAAACATCTTGTATTGTGTTAGTATAAGCATATAATGGAGCCATGGTAGGCAAACCATTACCTGTTGTTGGAATCGCTACCTCAAACACATAATAATTACCCGTTGTATAGGTTTGTTCACATAATGTTGTTTGTGCTTGTGCATGTATTCCAAGTAAAATAAAAAGAGATAAAAATAAATTCTTCATAATTTTTTTTTAGATTAAAGATTGAGCAAATATATTAGCAAAGGACTCACTAATACAAATTTGAAATTTAAGAACTTATAAGTTCAAGTTATTATGAAGGTAGGTCTATCAAAGAAAAAAAGGGTGAAAAATATTTATTCTCTTAAATAAACCTCCGCATCTTGCAAGATGTAATTACAATGATAAATATCGTCTGAGTTAAGTTTGAGTGTCCCTTTTAAAGTGGCGACTTCATCCATTATAAAAATCTCTTTTTTAGACTTCATTTCTAGCTCAATAATGGTTTCAGGTCCACCTACACCACAGAAAAAACAAGATGAAAAAGGA
This window contains:
- a CDS encoding PhzF family phenazine biosynthesis protein — encoded protein: MRYQTFQVDAFSNKVFGGNPACVVPLLEWLPDNVLLKIAQENAVAETAFFIDQGEFVQLRWFTPDLEIDLCGHATLATAFVIHSCLDYPSDQIHFKTMSGDLTVNYRDNFYHLDFPSRNPEKSQLPKEISEALNIQPKSVYKSRDYMLVYENEDEVKNIKIDRPIFDKINLGHGGVIVTAKGKKVDFVSRFFTPQATILEDPVTGSAHCTLIPYWSSKLSKKNLVALQLSERAGELYCKDLDERVLIAGQAVLYSSGWFTI